A segment of the Cenarchaeum symbiosum A genome:
CGGGCCCCGCATGGTAGCGGTATCCGACGTGATGGAGCTCGGCGATGATGCAGCAGTGCCGGCACCAACAGGTATGATCTACAGGATCCCGGGCGGAGATGATCCCACGGTCTCCGATGTAGGCATGCGGATGCATGTCATGGTTCCGGAAATGCACATGATCACGGAAGTGGACAGCCCCACATTCACCGACCCCGGCAGGGCGCACCGTGCAGGGGATCCCATCCCGATCATGGGCGGAGATGATCCCTCGGTCTCCGATGTAGGCATGCGGATGCATGTCATGGTTCCGGAAATGCACATGATCACGGAAGTGGACAGCCCCACATTCACCGACCCCGGCAGGGCGCACCGTGTCGGGGATCCCATCCCGATCATGGGCGGAGATGATCCCTCGGTCTCCGATGTAGGCATGCGGATGCATGTCATGGTTCCGGAAATGCACATGATCACGGAAGTGGACAGCCCCACATTCACCGACCCCGGCAGGGCGCACCGTGCAGGGGATCCCATCCCGATCATGGGCGGAGATGATCCCTCGGTCTCCGATGTAGGCATGCGGATGCATGTCATGGTTCCGGAAATGCACATGATCACGGAAGTGGACAGCCCCACATTCACCGACCCCGGCAGGGCGCACCGTGTCGGGGATCCCATCCCAATCATGGGCTTCGACAATCCCGCGGTCTCTGACTTCCCCGAGATGCCCCGCAGGATGGCCTTCCTGGGTGTTGTAGACAGCCCGTCGCCTGAAGATAGAACCATGCTGGGCTTCTTTGTGGACGTATCAGATACTCCGAAGGTTGAAGACCGCGAAGGGGACGTAATCAGGAACGGCAGCACGCCCGTGGTAAACGACACCGCGGAGGCGTCACACACGCTGGGCCCTGCCGACGTTGCCCCGCCGCCGGTGCCGCCCCGCGGAGGCGGCGGCGGTGGAGGTGGCGGAGCCTCAGACAGGGGCCCCGGCCTGCCAAGGGGCAACAGCCTCGGATATGACCTCATATTCGAGTTCCGCTCCAACGGGAGGGACGTGCTGGAGAAGCCGTCAACCATACGCCTCCAGCCCGACGCGCCGCTGACCATAATTCCGATACTGACGCCCGCGGGCACCCTGGACGTCTACGACATGGAGGTCATAATGAAAGATGGCGACGAGCTGGCCGCCAGCGTCTACTACAACAGGCTGGGCATATTCCACGGCAGGGATTGCGGCGGCGAGGTCGTGCAGACCAGCAGGATTCACACGTGCGACGAGGAATCCCTGGTATCCGGCGGCGTCACCTATAGGGCAAGCGGAGTCACCCTCGACAGCATCACCATTCCCCTCGAGGGCACCTACACTGGAAAGCTCGGCATACTGTTGCGCGACGGCCAGGGCCTGATCTTTGCGCTGCCCGAGATCGACGTGTACACATTGAGAATAGAGGGGCCGTCAGCTGCACCCCCGCCCGCGGCGCCCGCCCCAAGTATACAGCCAGAGATGGATCCGGAGCCCGCCAGGGAGCCGGAACCTGCAGAGCCCCGGGCGGATTCCCCCACGGAGCCCGAGCCCGAACCTGCAGAGCCCCGGGCGGATTCCCCCATGGACCCAGAGCCCGAGTTTGTGCCCCGGGAGAGGAACGTATTTGAGATAATAGGCGACTTTCTGAGGAATATTTTCGGGTTCTAGTACCTATTCGGCTACAAGCTTTTTGATGCTCGACTCGAGGCCCGGGTTCTGGCCAAACGAGACGTCCCGCAGGATTCCCTTTCTATCGACTAGTATCGAGGACGGGGTGCCCCGCAGGGAATATTCCTCAAACGTGCCCGCCGAGTACAGCTTGGACCGGGCATAGTCCCGGACCCTCTCGATGATCTCCTGCTTGAACTGCTCGGGCCTTGAATCAAAGTCCGGTATCTGCGGGTATATCATGGCCATCATCTTGTCGTGGTCCATCTCGCCTCCCGTGCTGTCAAGAGAGTCCATTGCAAGGGGAAACGGTATCTTGAAGGTAAGCTTGTTCCCGTCTAGATGGCCCATCCCGCCCAGCGACTGGAGCGTATCGCCGACCACCTCGCCGGTCTCGGCGAGCATCCGGAGGTTCTCCAGCGTGTTCTTGTCAAAGTCCTCAAACGCGGTGGCCAGGCCGAGCACCCGGAACCCGTCGTCTTGGTACTCGTTGTACAATTTGATCGCCTCGGGCATCGCATAGATAAAGCACCCCGGGCAGTTGACCTGGAATACCTCCACTAGCACCACATGGTCCTTTTCCTGGTCTATATTGGTGGGCAGCCCCTGGACCCATTCGGAGATCCTCAGGTTGGGCGCCGTCTCCCCCACAGTTGCTGGCATGGCGCAAATGGGCCGCGCATCTGTTAAAAAGATAACTGGAATCGCAAAGCCCGCCAAGCCGGCGCGCGGATTCCGTCCCGCCGCCCCGGCCTCAAATTACGCTAATATACCGGGTATCCGCGGGTGATCCGTGGACAAGAACAACCCCGTTACAGACGAGAGGCTCAGGATCTTTGCAGACATGGAATCAAGGTACGAGAGCGCCGACGCAGGCTACTTTGTGGGCCTGCTCTCCTCTGACGACTATGTAGTCAGGACCCGCGCCACGTGCGTGCTAGTAGACCTCGGCGGAGAGGACAAGGTCCACCACATAGCCGGCGTGCTCAAAAACGACCCAAACGAGCTGGTCCGGCACGAGGCGGCATTCTCGCTGGGCCAGATGGGCCATGCCAGCTGCGTGCCCCACCTGGAGGACGCGACACTCAACGACCCGAGCATGTTTGTGCGGCACGAGGCGGCAATTGCCCTCGGCGTAGTAGGGAACAAAGACGCCCGCACTGCGCTCACAAAGGCGCTCGACGACCCGGAAGAGCCCGTGGTGGAATCTGCAGTAGTCGCCCTCTCAAATATCGACTTTATGGAAAAGATAAGCAAGAATGAAAAGTTCGCCAAGCTCACCGGCGGCTAGTCCTCTACAGATATCTCTGATGTGCCGGACGGCTTTGAAATTTTGAACGTATGATCCGCAGAGTTCCCCAGATCCCCCTTGTGCGATACCAGTATCACCTGCTTGGATTCCATGCTCTTGAGGACAGAGACCACCTTTGTTATCTGCGCCTCCGAGAAGCCGTCCGTGGGCTCGTCCAGTATGAGCAGCCCGGACTCCAGCGATGACGTCTCCCTCCGCATGAGCGAGTTGAGTGCGAGCCTGTACGCCAGGCCTATGCTGGTCCTCTCCCCGCCGGACAGGTACTCGACCTCCTGCTCATACCCGTCCTGCTCCACAAGCGGCGCAAACTCCTCGTCTATCCTTGATTCCTTGCTGGGATCATCCACCAGTGAATGGTAAAACCCCTGGTATGCGGCCTCAAACTCGGCCCGGATGTTTATCATCATCCGTTTTTCTATCCTGTCAAGAGACGGGACATAGAATTTTTCCATCCACTCGCGGTAATCCGAGTACACCCGGTGCCGGTCCCTCCACTTTTTCGCATCTTCCAGCCGGGCCCTGCCCTCTGCCAGGCCGGCCTCCCCGTTCCTTAACGCCTCCCTGCTTGCTGCAATGCCGGCATTTCCCCCGCTTATCTCCCCGGAGATCCTGCCGCACTCTGCGGCACATCTATCCTTCTCTTCTTCCAGCCCCTCAAAGCGGCGCATCTCTTTCTCTGTCTCGCCAAGCTCCAGCTCTCGTGCGCCTATCGAGGCCTCCACATCTGTCCTCTCCCGGGTTCCATCCTGCAGGTCCCTCTCATATCCAGCCTTGGCCCTGCGCGCCTCATTGATCGCGCTCTGCGCCTTTTCATAT
Coding sequences within it:
- a CDS encoding thiol-disulfide isomerase (COG0526) → MPATVGETAPNLRISEWVQGLPTNIDQEKDHVVLVEVFQVNCPGCFIYAMPEAIKLYNEYQDDGFRVLGLATAFEDFDKNTLENLRMLAETGEVVGDTLQSLGGMGHLDGNKLTFKIPFPLAMDSLDSTGGEMDHDKMMAMIYPQIPDFDSRPEQFKQEIIERVRDYARSKLYSAGTFEEYSLRGTPSSILVDRKGILRDVSFGQNPGLESSIKKLVAE
- a CDS encoding HEAT repeat (COG1413), with protein sequence MESRYESADAGYFVGLLSSDDYVVRTRATCVLVDLGGEDKVHHIAGVLKNDPNELVRHEAAFSLGQMGHASCVPHLEDATLNDPSMFVRHEAAIALGVVGNKDARTALTKALDDPEEPVVESAVVALSNIDFMEKISKNEKFAKLTGG